In the Plasmodium sp. gorilla clade G2 genome assembly, chromosome: 12 genome, aaatatataggatATCGTAATACAtcaatacataaaatataccCTGGTATTGGTTTAGTAGGAGGAAATgttttaaatgataaagaagGTTTAAGTATATATGGGAAAAAGTTTCCTGATGAAAATTTTGATATGGAATTTGTTCAAGATGGTGACGTTGCATTATTTAATGAAGGACCTCATAGTAATTCTTcacaatttattattacattttctCCCATGCCTATATTACATAAACATAATGTTGTCATTGGTACTGTTTTGAAAGGTATGAATATAATTCGTATGATTGAAAATGTAGGAACAAAATTAGGACATCCTATGTATGATGTTAGAATAGTTAATTGTGGTTTATATAAAGGATTAGAAAAGGATGGACCTCCATTCTTCCATTTTACTGaaattattgaaaaaaataaggaaCATTTAATATCCAAGAAAGAATTTGAAAACTTATCCAAAGAGCAGAGACAATCTCTTTTGAACGATACAAATAAGGtccaaaagaaaaaaaaacaaaattcaTAAGACggaaaaatatacaattgAGAAATTGaataaacaataatataaaaataaataaataaatataaataaatgtatatatatatatatatatatatatatatatatgtgtttattAAACATACATTttagtattattttatattttttttttttttttttttttgtaaaatagctgttttattattattttattttttatttttttggaaaATGGCtgtttaattaatattttattttatttatttatttattttttttttttttggaaaatAGCTATTTTGTTACTATTTGAaatttcctttatttttttaaatttgcAACTAATAATTCtctaattttaaaattataaaatatattggtttaattttttttttttttccataaaaTAGTATCACTTATTGATGGTGTCTaactattttattatatatatatatatttatttatttgcgTTATTCAAAAgtagaatatattttataaagtatataatatatttatatgtgaaaatataaacaattcaTTTGATTTGCCAATATTTCCAGgagttcataatattttacagtttaaaaaaaaaaaaaattaaaaagatcattattaatgatattaacaaaaatgtaataagATGATTAAAAAGGTTTAATTCAATTTAttcaaaaatgaataaacatataaatatatacatatataaatatatacatatatatatcaacatGTAAggtataaaataaatcatcatatttttcttttaaaagaatattaatatattaaaaacaataatttttctttttattcatcttttattataCCAATTATATCATCATCTCTGTAAACAAAAAATTCTTCTCCATCAATTTTTAAAGAGGAACCACCATATTCAGGTAAAACAACAACATCTCCTTCTTTTACACTTGGTGATATTTTTGTACCATTACTAGTTACTCTTCCTGGACCAACAGCTAATAcctacataaatataaaaaaaaaaaaaaataataataaaataatagagATACACACAGgtgtatataaatttataattataaatataaaaaaatttaaaaacaactcgttattatatatattattaccttTCCTGTGTATGATGGCTCAGTTGCGCTTTCTGGTAAAAATAGTCCAGACTTTGTAGTAGTTTTTGGTACTATTTTACTTATTAAAATTCTATCCATCAATGGAATAAATTTTCTAGTTATAGTAGAactctaaaaaaaaaaaaaaaaatacatatatatttatatatatttaatattatatgtattataaatatatattataccactataatatatatatatatatatatatataaacctttacatatttattattatgaaatatagAAACTTTTTTGCAGGCCCACATATATagtatttacatataatatttgtataaaaaataaaaaagttacCATTTTTTCAATTGGAAATTATTTTACAATGAAGggtaaaaataagaaataattttatctacaaattttatgaattatatttttaattaaaattatttttttttaatatttaaatggaaaaataaaataatatatttaatattataatattctatatt is a window encoding:
- a CDS encoding peptidyl-prolyl cis-trans isomerase, with translation MLYKSFKASTIIGKKCFNWWNNLPITWKVGISCSVLFPPLWNYNERRKAKEKQVFYNKSIRDYVFFDIAIENKYVGRVLIGLYSDQVPLSAENFIQLAEGYQIKDKYIGYRNTSIHKIYPGIGLVGGNVLNDKEGLSIYGKKFPDENFDMEFVQDGDVALFNEGPHSNSSQFIITFSPMPILHKHNVVIGTVLKGMNIIRMIENVGTKLGHPMYDVRIVNCGLYKGLEKDGPPFFHFTEIIEKNKEHLISKKEFENLSKEQRQSLLNDTNKVQKKKKQNS
- a CDS encoding 10 kDa chaperonin: MSSTITRKFIPLMDRILISKIVPKTTTKSGLFLPESATEPSYTGKVLAVGPGRVTSNGTKISPSVKEGDVVVLPEYGGSSLKIDGEEFFVYRDDDIIGIIKDE